From a region of the Panicum virgatum strain AP13 chromosome 2K, P.virgatum_v5, whole genome shotgun sequence genome:
- the LOC120690415 gene encoding glucan endo-1,3-beta-glucosidase 13-like — protein MALAGFVVGLLAAILSLLFFSPADAAGGVGVNYGRVANDLPDPASVVNLLKQNGITMVRIYDADPGVLRSFANTGIKMMVMLPNEKLADAARDRRYALDWVRSNVSAYYPATQIHALQVGNEVFDSRPDLAWSLVPAMDNLQRALADLGLADAVKVSTPVGFAAVAVSWPPSDGRFRDDVAEPVMRPMLEFLQRTGSYLTINLYPYFAYADQRSNAISRDFFLGNPNPGERDPKTGLVYYSLLDAQLDATYFAMDKLGFTSLSAYSGETGTPASGGRHGHHPKPAVGSLLTARNGDPPAASKENAQAYNNNVINRVLSGRTGTPHRPDADMDVYIFALFNENQKGSGPDDIEQHFGLFYPNQTKVYEFDFHGGALPPPPAPAPSSWCVANEAAGDARLLEALNYACANGADCSAIQPGAPCFEPDTMVAHASYAFNSYYQRNGRASGTCDFAGAAYVVYNEPAGTCDPNTSWCVANEAAGDARLLEALNYACANGADCGAIQPGAACFEPNTMVAHASYAFNSYYQRNHRASGTCDFAGTASVVYHAPKYGNCVLPSKTSIEQATAKSEVYAAI, from the exons ATGGCGCTGGCCGGCTTCGTCGTCGGCCTCCTTGCGGCCATACTGTCTCTACTCTTCTTCTCCCCTGCAG ATGCGGCGGGCGGGGTGGGGGTGAACTACGGCAGGGTGGCGAACGACCTGCCGGACCCGGCGTCGGTGGTGAACCTGCTCAAGCAGAACGGCATCACCATGGTCAGGATCTACGACGCCGACCCCGGGGTGCTCCGGTCGTTCGCCAACACCGGCATCAAGATGATGGTGATGCTGCCCAACGAGAAGCTGGCCGACGCCGCGCGGGACCGGCGGTACGCGCTCGACTGGGTGCGGAGCAACGTGTCGGCGTACTACCCGGCCACCCAGATCCACGCCCTTCAGGTGGGCAACGAGGTGTTCGACTCGAGGCCGGACCTGGCCTGGAGCCTCGTCCCGGCCATGGACAACCTGCAGAGGGCGCTGGCGGACCTCGGCCTGGCCGACGCCGTCAAGGTGTCCACGCCGGTGGGGTTCGCCGCGGTCGCCGTGTCGTGGCCGCCGTCCGACGGCAGGTTCCGGGACGACGTCGCGGAGCCGGTGATGAGGCCCATGCTCGAATTCCTGCAGCGGACCGGTTCCTACCTCACTATCAATCTCTACCCCTACTTCGCCTACGCCGATCAACGGAGCAACGCCATCTCCCGCGACTTCTTCTTGGGGAACCCCAACCCCGGCGAACGCGACCCCAAGACCGGCCTCGTGTACTACAGCCTCCTGGATgcccagctcgacgccacctacTTCGCCATGGACAAGCTGGGGTTTACCAGTTTAAGTGCATACAGTGGGGAGACCGGAACGCCGGCCAGCGGTGGACGACACGGACACCACCCCAAACCCGCGGTCGGGAGCTTATTGACGGCCAGGAACGGCGacccgccggcggcgtcgaAAGAAAACGCGCAGGCGTACAACAACAACGTCATCAACCGCGTGCTCTCCGGCAGGACGGGCACCCCGCACCGGCCGGACGCCGACATGGACGTTTACATCTTCGCCCTCTTCAACGAGAACCAGAAGGGCTCCGGACCGGACGACATCGAGCAGCACTTCGGCCTATTCTACCCGAACCAGACCAAGGTGTACGAGTTCGACTTCCACGGCGGCGcgttgcctccgccgccggcgccggcgccgtcgagctGGTGCGTGGCGAACGAGGCCGCCGGGGACGCGCGGCTTCTGGAGGCGCTCAACTATGCCTGCGCCAACGGCGCCGACTGCAGCGCCATCCAGCCCGGCGCGCCGTGCTTCGAGCCCGACACCATGGTCGCGCACGCCTCGTACGCGTTCAACAGCTACTACCAGCGCAACGGCCGGGCCAGCGGGACGTGCGacttcgccggcgccgcctacgTCGTCTACAACGAACCAGCTG GAACCTGTGACCCGAACACGAGCTGGTGCGTGGCGAacgaggccgccggcgacgcgcgTCTTCTGGAGGCGCTGAACTATGCCTGCGCCAACGGCGCCGACTGCGGCGCCATCCAGCCGGGCGCGGCGTGCTTCGAGCCCAACACCATGGTTGCCCACGCCTCGTACGCGTTCAACAGCTACTACCAGCGCAATCACCGGGCCAGCGGGACGTGCGACTTCGCCGGCACCGCTTCCGTCGTCTACCATGCGCCAA AGTACGGAAACTGCGTGCTACCATCAAAGACTTCGATTGAACAAGCAACAGCAAAGTCGGAAGTCTATGCAGCCATCTGA
- the LOC120690426 gene encoding glucan endo-1,3-beta-glucosidase-like — translation MSCSVRSSPLQGRMALNRLFVLFLGTALPLLFFFSLADAGKVGVSYGRLGNNLPSTASVVKLLKQSGITTVRLYDANPRVLKALANTGITVMVMLPNDHLAAAAADPASARRWVLRNVAAHYPATRIHGVAVGNEVFEEASNLTRQLVPAMANVHAALVRLGLDEAVKVSTPLAFTALQESWPPSAGRFRDDIARPVMKPMLDFLERTGSYLTVNAYPFFAYVEQPDKISLDYALGSAKAGVRDPVTGLVYHSLLDAQLDATFFAMEKLGSSGARQGNSLGRGTPPARAYVSESGWPSGGRRRPGRRLDLEAGGGAGASAAALANAKAYNNYLINRVLSCDTGTPYRPDADMDVYIFALFNENDKGCGEDDIEQHFGLFYPNQTKVYEFDFRGAAPSASSWCVANASAGVAWLQAALDWACGHGADCSDIQAGAPCFEPDTVVAHASHAFNSYYQRSGRASGTCDFAGAAYVVYHAPKIGNCVLPSQVWIQEAAAKSEGYAAI, via the exons ATGAGTTGCTCTGTCCGCTCCTCGCCACTGCAGGGGAGAATGGCACTGAATCGCCTCTTCGTCCTCTTCCTCGGCACCGCATTGCCtctactcttcttcttctcccttgCAG ATGCCGGCAAGGTGGGGGTGAGCTACGGCAGGCTGGGGAACAACCTGCCGAGCACGGCGTCGGTGGTAAAGCTGCTGAAGCAGAGCGGCATCACCACGGTGAGGCTGTACGACGCCAACCCAAGGGTGCTCAAGGCCCTGGCCAACACCGGCATCACGGTGATGGTGATGCTTCCCAAcgaccacctcgccgccgcggccgcggacccggcgagcgcgcgccggTGGGTGCTCCGGAACGTGGCGGCGCACTACCCGGCCACGCGGATCCACGGCGTGGCCGTGGGGAACGAGGTGTTCGAGGAGGCGAGCAACCTGACGCGGCAGCTGGTCCCGGCCATGGCCAACGTGCACGCCGCGCTGGTGAGGCTGGGCCTGGACGAGGCCGTGAAGGTGTCCACGCCGCTCGCGTTCACCGCGCTCCAGGAGTCGTGGCCGCCGTCCGCGGGCAGGTTCCGGGACGACATCGCGCGGCCGGTGATGAAGCCCATGCTCGACTTCCTGGAGCGGACGGGGTCCTACCTCACCGTTAACGCCTACCCGTTCTTCGCCTACGTCGAGCAGCCGGACAAGATCTCCCTCGACTACGCCCTGGGCAGCGCCAAGGCCGGCGTGCGCGACCCCGTCACCGGCCTCGTGTACCACAGCCTCCTGGACGCCCAGCTCGACGCCACGTTCTTCGCCATGGAGAAGCTGGGGTCGTCGGGGGCCAGGCAGGGAAACTCTCTTGGGAGAGGGACACCCCCTGCGCGCGCCTACGTTTCGGAGAGCgggtggccttccggcgggaggcGCCGACCCGGGAGACGTTTAGACTTGGAGGCTGGGGGTGGAGCGggagcctcggcggcggcgctcgccaacGCCAAGGCGTACAACAATTACCTCATCAACCGCGTGCTGTCCTGCGACACGGGCACCCCGTACCGGCCCGACGCCGACATGGACGTCTACATCTTCGCCCTCTTCAACGAGAACGACAAGGGCTGCGGAGAGGACGACATCGAGCAGCACTTCGGCCTGTTCTACCCGAACCAGACCAAGGTGTACGAGTTCGACTtccgcggcgccgcgccgtcGGCGTCGAGCTGGTGCGTGGCGAACGCGTCGGCCGGGGTGGCGTGGCTGCAGGCGGCGCTGGACTGGGCGTGCGGCCACGGCGCGGACTGCAGCGACATCCAGGCCGGCGCGCCGTGCTTCGAGCCCGACACCGTGGTCGCGCACGCCTCGCATGCGTTCAACAGCTACTACCAGCGCAGCGGCCGGGCCAGCGGGACGTGCGacttcgccggcgccgcctacgTCGTCTACCACGCGCCAA AGATTGGGAACTGCGTGCTGCCATCGCAGGTTTGGATTCAAGAAGCAGCAGCGAAGTCTGAAGGATATGCTGCGATCTGA